From Nonlabens sp. Ci31, the proteins below share one genomic window:
- a CDS encoding phosphoribosylaminoimidazolesuccinocarboxamide synthase has product MSTQLPATITDTNFNFPGQKSIYKGKVREVYNINNELLVMIASDRLSAFDVVMPKGIPYKGQILNQIATQMMAATQDIVPNWLIATPDPNVAIGHLCEPFKVEMVIRGYMSGHAAREYKAGKRTLCGVSMPEGMKENDPFPTPIITPATKAEMGDHDEDISREDIISKSIVSKADYEVLEQYTKALFQRGTELAAKRGLILVDTKYEFGKTKEGKIVLIDEIHTPDSSRYFYADGYQERQDKGESQKQLSKEFVRQWLIANDFQGLKGQKVPEMTDEYITSVSDRYIELYENITGKTFEKANTSDIISRIETNVSAWMEKRV; this is encoded by the coding sequence ATGTCCACACAACTTCCAGCAACTATTACTGATACTAATTTTAATTTTCCAGGTCAAAAGAGTATTTACAAAGGGAAAGTAAGAGAAGTTTATAACATCAACAATGAGTTATTGGTGATGATTGCCAGTGATCGTTTAAGCGCTTTTGACGTGGTGATGCCTAAAGGGATCCCATATAAAGGACAAATTCTAAATCAGATTGCCACTCAAATGATGGCGGCAACTCAAGATATTGTTCCTAATTGGTTAATTGCTACGCCAGATCCTAATGTGGCTATAGGTCACCTTTGTGAGCCGTTTAAAGTAGAAATGGTGATACGTGGTTATATGTCTGGTCACGCTGCACGAGAATACAAAGCTGGTAAAAGAACCCTCTGTGGTGTCTCTATGCCAGAAGGAATGAAGGAAAATGATCCATTTCCAACTCCCATCATTACCCCAGCTACCAAAGCAGAAATGGGCGATCACGATGAAGATATTTCTAGAGAAGATATTATTTCAAAAAGCATAGTTTCTAAAGCCGATTATGAAGTTTTAGAACAATATACCAAAGCCTTGTTTCAACGAGGTACAGAACTGGCCGCAAAACGCGGATTGATTCTCGTGGATACGAAGTATGAATTTGGTAAAACAAAAGAAGGAAAAATAGTCCTTATAGATGAAATTCATACACCAGATTCTTCTAGGTATTTCTACGCAGACGGTTATCAAGAGCGCCAAGATAAAGGAGAATCTCAAAAACAATTGAGCAAGGAATTTGTACGCCAGTGGTTAATTGCCAATGATTTTCAAGGGCTTAAAGGTCAAAAAGTACCTGAAATGACTGATGAATACATCACATCAGTGAGCGATCGCTACATAGAGCTTTACGAAAATATTACAGGTAAAACTTTTGAAAAAGCAAATACCTCAGATATTATTTCACGTATAGAGACCAACGTGTCTGCTTGGATGGAAAAAAGGGTCTAG